A region of Pyxidicoccus parkwaysis DNA encodes the following proteins:
- the asd gene encoding archaetidylserine decarboxylase (Phosphatidylserine decarboxylase is synthesized as a single chain precursor. Generation of the pyruvoyl active site from a Ser is coupled to cleavage of a Gly-Ser bond between the larger (beta) and smaller (alpha chains). It is an integral membrane protein.), translated as MNDQTFMKLMQLLPKSAISHVVGLATRLPAPAPVHHMAMRAFAKAYNVDMEEAEHAFERYPTFAEFFTRGLKPGLRPIDAGEKVVVSPVDGRVSQVGYSDEGRCLQAKGIEYTVDELLGDSEAAKPFHGGAWTTIYLSPRDYHRIHAPLGGTITGYAYIPGEFWPVNPASVKNKQSLFCVNERLVTYLDTVAGKCAVVKVGATCVSRIKASYDDVLTHSGKPGKVHRYESGFKVEKGGELGRFEMGSTVILLFEPKRVVWDDSLKEEAVVRLGKRIGVIT; from the coding sequence ATGAACGACCAGACCTTCATGAAGTTGATGCAGCTGTTGCCCAAGTCGGCCATCTCCCACGTGGTGGGCCTGGCCACGCGCCTTCCGGCTCCGGCGCCCGTCCACCACATGGCGATGCGTGCCTTCGCCAAGGCGTACAACGTGGACATGGAGGAGGCCGAGCATGCGTTCGAGCGCTACCCGACCTTCGCCGAGTTCTTCACCCGTGGCCTGAAGCCGGGCCTGCGGCCCATCGACGCGGGCGAGAAGGTGGTGGTGTCCCCGGTGGACGGCCGCGTGTCCCAGGTGGGCTACTCGGACGAGGGCCGGTGCCTCCAGGCCAAGGGCATCGAGTACACGGTGGACGAGCTCCTCGGTGACTCGGAGGCCGCGAAGCCGTTCCACGGCGGCGCCTGGACGACCATCTACCTCTCCCCGCGCGACTACCACCGCATCCACGCTCCGCTGGGCGGCACGATTACGGGCTACGCGTACATCCCCGGTGAGTTCTGGCCGGTGAACCCCGCGTCGGTGAAGAACAAGCAGTCCCTGTTCTGCGTCAACGAGCGGCTCGTGACGTACCTGGACACGGTGGCGGGCAAGTGCGCCGTGGTGAAGGTGGGCGCCACCTGCGTGTCGCGCATCAAGGCGTCGTACGACGACGTGCTCACGCACTCGGGCAAGCCGGGCAAGGTGCACAGGTACGAGTCGGGCTTCAAGGTGGAGAAGGGCGGCGAGCTGGGCCGCTTCGAGATGGGCTCCACCGTCATCCTCCTCTTCGAGCCCAAGCGCGTCGTCTGGGACGACAGCCTCAAGGAGGAGGCGGTGGTGCGGCTGGGCAAGCGCATTGGAGTGATTACGTGA
- a CDS encoding metallophosphoesterase family protein, protein MRIAVISDIHSNIEALTEVLRAAEHQKVDRFVSLGDIVGYGASPNPCCDLVRSVAEVTLLGNHDAAVAGRMDYSYYYDAARHALDWSANVLTDENMAWLRSLPYTYRIGDVGFCHGSPIDPKAYEYIFALEQARELTPYVAELPEVTFIGHSHLCRAFAIGNGEVNDVVAQKFGIRKGYKYIISVGSVGQPRDYDNRACFVICDTDARTVEYVRVEYDIETSAQKIFDADLALNFGKRLFLGV, encoded by the coding sequence ATGCGTATCGCCGTCATCTCCGACATCCATTCCAACATCGAGGCGTTGACCGAGGTGCTCCGCGCCGCCGAGCACCAGAAGGTGGACCGCTTCGTCTCGCTGGGGGACATCGTCGGCTACGGGGCCTCGCCCAATCCGTGCTGTGACCTGGTCCGCTCGGTGGCGGAAGTCACGCTGCTGGGCAACCACGACGCGGCGGTGGCGGGGCGGATGGACTACTCGTACTACTACGACGCCGCCCGGCACGCGCTCGACTGGTCCGCCAACGTCCTCACCGACGAGAACATGGCGTGGCTGCGCAGCCTCCCGTACACGTACCGCATCGGCGACGTGGGCTTCTGCCATGGCTCGCCCATCGACCCGAAGGCGTACGAGTACATCTTCGCGCTGGAGCAGGCCCGCGAGCTGACGCCCTACGTGGCGGAGCTTCCCGAGGTGACGTTCATCGGCCACAGCCACCTGTGCCGGGCCTTCGCCATCGGCAATGGCGAGGTGAACGACGTGGTGGCCCAGAAGTTCGGCATCCGGAAGGGCTACAAGTACATCATCTCCGTGGGCAGCGTGGGACAGCCGCGCGACTACGACAACCGGGCCTGCTTCGTCATCTGCGACACGGACGCGCGCACGGTGGAGTACGTCCGCGTGGAGTACGACATCGAGACGTCCGCCCAGAAGATCTTCGACGCGGACCTGGCGCTCAACTTCGGCAAGCGCCTGTTCCTCGGAGTCTGA
- a CDS encoding TIGR02266 family protein: MSENRKHTRIPTQLRCWCEGDNVTLYARITNLSEGGLFLRTSTPLARGARAVVRLTPGGDPEIHANATVVWLREEEERAFPPGMGLRFESLDGETLGRLRQMISQQKQNQVKVGWAG, encoded by the coding sequence TTGAGCGAGAATCGAAAGCACACGCGGATTCCCACCCAGCTTCGGTGCTGGTGCGAGGGCGACAACGTCACGCTCTACGCGCGCATCACCAACCTGAGCGAGGGAGGGCTCTTCCTCCGGACGAGCACCCCCCTGGCCCGTGGCGCCCGAGCCGTTGTCCGCCTGACGCCCGGGGGAGATCCGGAGATCCACGCCAACGCCACGGTGGTATGGCTGCGGGAGGAGGAGGAGCGAGCCTTCCCGCCCGGCATGGGGTTGCGCTTCGAGTCGCTGGATGGCGAAACCCTGGGCAGGCTCCGGCAGATGATCTCCCAGCAGAAGCAGAACCAGGTGAAGGTCGGCTGGGCCGGCTGA
- a CDS encoding PfkB family carbohydrate kinase, translating to MSLLVVGSVALDSVETPFGRKEDILGGSATYFSTSASFFTPARVVAVVGEDFPEAHLNFLRGRGIDLEGLTRESGRTFRWKGRYGYELNEAQTLDTQLNVFQAFSPKLPESYRDTPYVFLGNIHPELQAQVLDQVRAPKLVAADTMNFWINGSRQALLKTLKRVNLLFVNDAEARQLAGEHNVVKAARSILSMGPQRVVIKRGEYGALLFDHDHIFACPAFPLAEVFDPTGAGDTFAGGFMGALATSAGGPDAAVLRRAMVMGSVMASFTVEKFSLERLREVTRPEIHARFAEFRTLTHFDDLGPLER from the coding sequence ATGTCCCTGCTCGTCGTCGGCTCCGTCGCTCTGGACTCCGTGGAAACCCCCTTCGGACGGAAGGAGGACATCCTCGGCGGCTCGGCCACCTACTTCTCCACCTCGGCCTCGTTCTTCACGCCGGCGCGTGTGGTGGCCGTGGTGGGCGAGGACTTCCCCGAGGCGCACCTCAACTTCCTGCGCGGCCGGGGCATCGACCTGGAGGGGCTCACCCGTGAGTCCGGGCGCACGTTCCGCTGGAAGGGCCGCTACGGCTACGAGCTGAACGAGGCGCAGACGCTGGACACCCAGCTCAACGTCTTCCAGGCCTTCTCGCCGAAGCTGCCGGAGTCCTACCGGGACACGCCGTACGTCTTCCTCGGCAACATCCACCCGGAGCTCCAGGCGCAGGTGCTGGACCAGGTGCGCGCCCCGAAGCTGGTGGCCGCGGACACGATGAACTTCTGGATCAACGGCAGCCGCCAGGCGCTGCTCAAGACGCTCAAGCGCGTCAACCTGCTCTTCGTCAACGACGCCGAGGCCCGGCAGCTGGCCGGCGAGCACAACGTGGTGAAGGCGGCCCGGTCCATCCTCTCCATGGGCCCCCAGCGCGTGGTCATCAAGCGCGGCGAGTACGGCGCGCTCCTCTTCGACCACGACCACATCTTCGCCTGCCCGGCCTTCCCGCTGGCCGAGGTGTTCGACCCCACCGGCGCGGGTGACACCTTCGCGGGTGGCTTCATGGGCGCGCTCGCCACCTCGGCTGGCGGCCCGGACGCGGCGGTGCTCCGCCGCGCCATGGTGATGGGCAGCGTCATGGCCTCCTTCACCGTGGAGAAGTTCAGCCTGGAGCGGCTGCGCGAGGTCACCCGCCCCGAAATCCACGCCCGCTTCGCCGAGTTCCGCACGCTCACCCACTTCGACGACCTGGGTCCGCTGGAGCGCTGA
- a CDS encoding MlaD family protein, translating into MKKLVTPFRVGLLVIAAGAFFITFILFAKKGGLSESESLRVWAYFRDASGLAVRGRVQIAGIPVGEIDEITLEGTRAKVFLKIRKDVDLREDAVVTKRSESLLGDYLLDLNPGTENAPAMPNGGQIRRVIDTAGMEAVFESLSQITADIQQVTGSLREVLGGEKGQGSLQRIVENLVRLSDSVDATVRRNADRLDVIVGNVEGISEDVRGITRSNSADVSRIVDNIEMITRDVREVLASVKNIVGTGEGDVKETVASLKQTLNKLDSTLGNLEEISRKVKNGEGAAGVLLSDETVGREVRETLSDVAHFTSRLTDLQTEVGIQSTYLAAQGRSKNVFSVRLIPKPDKYYLLELVDDPRGTVSTQVVQTNPPSEGDPVIQTQKVTKESLKVSLQFAKRWYFTTLRVGLIESTGGVGGDLHFFDDALTLKLDAFNFAADELRYPRLRASLRAQAFDHLFVVAGMDDILNAQQRDLATQRLIAGRDFFVGGGLFFTDDDLKSILTVVGAPTP; encoded by the coding sequence GTGAAGAAGCTCGTCACGCCCTTCCGTGTTGGCCTGCTGGTCATCGCCGCGGGAGCCTTTTTCATCACCTTCATCCTGTTCGCCAAGAAGGGCGGACTGAGCGAGAGTGAGTCGCTCCGCGTCTGGGCGTACTTCCGTGACGCCTCGGGCCTCGCCGTGCGCGGCCGGGTGCAGATCGCCGGTATTCCCGTGGGTGAAATCGATGAGATCACCCTCGAGGGGACGCGCGCCAAGGTCTTCCTGAAGATCCGCAAGGACGTGGACCTGCGCGAGGACGCCGTCGTCACCAAGCGCTCGGAGTCGCTGCTCGGCGACTACCTCCTGGACCTGAATCCCGGCACGGAGAACGCGCCGGCCATGCCGAATGGAGGGCAGATCCGCCGCGTCATCGACACCGCCGGCATGGAGGCGGTGTTCGAGTCGCTGTCGCAGATAACAGCGGACATCCAGCAGGTGACGGGCTCGCTGCGCGAGGTGCTGGGCGGGGAGAAGGGCCAGGGCTCGCTCCAGCGCATCGTGGAGAACCTGGTGCGTCTGTCGGACTCGGTGGACGCCACGGTGCGCCGCAACGCGGACCGGCTGGACGTCATCGTCGGCAACGTGGAGGGCATCTCCGAGGACGTGCGCGGCATCACCCGCAGCAACTCCGCGGACGTGTCCCGCATCGTCGACAACATCGAGATGATCACCCGCGACGTGCGCGAGGTGCTCGCGAGCGTGAAGAACATCGTCGGCACGGGCGAGGGCGACGTGAAGGAGACCGTCGCCAGCCTGAAGCAGACGCTCAACAAGCTGGACAGCACGCTGGGCAACCTGGAGGAGATCTCCCGCAAGGTGAAGAACGGGGAGGGCGCCGCGGGCGTGCTGCTGTCCGACGAGACGGTGGGGCGCGAGGTGCGCGAGACGCTGTCGGACGTGGCCCACTTCACCTCCCGGCTCACCGACCTCCAGACGGAGGTGGGCATCCAGTCCACCTACCTGGCCGCGCAGGGCCGCTCGAAGAACGTCTTCTCCGTCCGTCTCATCCCCAAGCCGGACAAGTACTACCTGCTGGAGCTGGTGGACGACCCGCGTGGCACCGTGTCCACGCAGGTGGTGCAGACCAACCCGCCGTCCGAGGGCGACCCGGTCATCCAGACGCAGAAGGTGACCAAGGAGAGCCTGAAGGTCAGCCTCCAGTTCGCCAAGCGCTGGTACTTCACCACCCTGCGCGTGGGCCTCATCGAGTCCACCGGCGGCGTGGGCGGCGACCTGCACTTCTTCGACGACGCGCTGACGCTGAAGCTGGACGCCTTCAACTTCGCGGCGGACGAGCTGCGCTACCCGCGCCTGCGCGCCTCCCTCCGGGCGCAGGCCTTCGACCACCTCTTCGTGGTGGCGGGCATGGACGACATCCTCAACGCGCAGCAGCGCGACCTGGCGACGCAGCGGCTGATTGCAGGCCGGGACTTCTTCGTCGGCGGCGGCCTCTTCTTCACCGACGACGACCTCAAGTCCATCCTCACCGTCGTGGGCGCGCCCACGCCCTGA
- a CDS encoding ABC transporter ATP-binding protein, with protein sequence MIEIVDLHKTFGETKVLTGINLKVPAGSTCVILGGSGSGKTVLMKHMIGLLKPDSGKVIIDGDDIVPMSVTQLQQVRGKFGMVFQAAALFDSMTVFENVAFPLREHTKDSEDVIRQKVRARLDLMGLKEAVEGKFPADLSGGMRKRVGLARATILGPKIVLYDEPTTGLDPITTDYVDDMILAAQKGLGVTSVVISHDIASAFNVADQIAFLSKGVIVENGPPEQLRESKHPAVKVFLETWFGKN encoded by the coding sequence ATGATTGAAATCGTGGACCTGCACAAGACCTTCGGCGAGACGAAGGTCCTCACGGGCATCAATCTCAAGGTGCCCGCCGGGAGCACGTGCGTCATCCTCGGTGGCTCCGGCTCCGGCAAGACGGTGCTGATGAAGCACATGATTGGCCTGCTCAAGCCGGACAGCGGCAAGGTCATCATCGACGGGGACGACATCGTCCCCATGAGCGTCACACAGCTCCAGCAGGTCCGGGGCAAGTTCGGCATGGTGTTCCAGGCCGCGGCGCTGTTCGACTCGATGACGGTGTTCGAGAACGTCGCCTTCCCCCTTCGCGAGCACACGAAGGACTCCGAGGACGTCATCCGCCAGAAGGTGCGCGCCCGTCTGGACTTGATGGGCCTCAAGGAGGCGGTGGAGGGCAAGTTCCCCGCGGACCTGTCCGGCGGCATGCGCAAGCGCGTGGGCCTCGCCCGCGCCACGATTCTGGGGCCGAAGATCGTCCTCTATGACGAGCCCACCACGGGCCTGGACCCCATCACCACGGACTACGTGGACGACATGATCCTGGCCGCGCAGAAGGGGCTGGGCGTCACCAGTGTGGTGATCAGCCATGACATCGCCTCCGCCTTCAACGTGGCGGACCAGATTGCGTTCCTCTCCAAGGGCGTCATCGTGGAAAACGGGCCCCCGGAACAACTCCGGGAGTCCAAGCACCCGGCGGTGAAGGTCTTCCTGGAGACCTGGTTCGGAAAGAACTGA
- a CDS encoding MlaE family ABC transporter permease has translation MTTQTPSSPTREPGFFHQSVSNFGKGLIDIVSTLGGLASMGFDVFRWAVRPPYRLTNLFAQLDFVGVGSIFIVALTGTFTGMVFALQTSTAFALFDAESLVGPTVALTLTRELAAVFSALMVTMRAGSAMCTELGTMRVTEQVDALETMAVNPVQYLLVPRVLAGLLMVPALTMLFNTTGMGGAYLVAVGALGISPGTFLSRTQQWMAPMDVYEGLVKGAVFGLSVALICCYKGYNASGGAKGVGQATTEAMVASALSIFILDFILGLLWH, from the coding sequence ATGACCACGCAGACCCCCAGCAGCCCGACCCGCGAGCCCGGATTCTTCCACCAATCCGTCTCCAACTTCGGCAAGGGCCTCATCGACATCGTCAGTACCCTCGGGGGGTTGGCGAGCATGGGGTTCGACGTGTTCCGGTGGGCCGTGCGGCCTCCCTACCGGCTGACCAACCTCTTTGCCCAGCTCGACTTCGTGGGTGTGGGCTCCATCTTCATCGTGGCCCTGACGGGCACCTTCACCGGAATGGTGTTCGCCCTCCAGACGTCCACCGCCTTCGCCCTCTTCGACGCCGAGAGCCTCGTGGGCCCCACGGTGGCCCTGACGCTCACCCGAGAGCTGGCCGCCGTGTTCTCCGCGCTCATGGTGACGATGCGCGCCGGCTCCGCCATGTGCACCGAGCTGGGCACCATGCGCGTCACCGAGCAGGTGGACGCGCTGGAGACCATGGCCGTCAACCCGGTGCAGTACCTGCTCGTCCCCCGGGTGCTGGCCGGACTCCTCATGGTGCCGGCGCTCACCATGCTCTTCAACACCACGGGTATGGGGGGCGCCTACCTCGTGGCGGTGGGGGCCCTGGGCATCTCCCCCGGTACGTTCCTCTCGCGCACGCAGCAGTGGATGGCGCCGATGGACGTGTACGAGGGCCTGGTGAAGGGGGCGGTGTTCGGCCTCTCGGTGGCCCTCATCTGCTGCTACAAGGGCTACAACGCGTCCGGCGGCGCGAAGGGCGTGGGCCAGGCCACCACCGAGGCCATGGTCGCCAGCGCGCTGTCCATCTTCATCCTCGACTTCATCCTCGGATTGCTCTGGCACTGA
- a CDS encoding RluA family pseudouridine synthase, which yields MTDARILFEGGGVLVVDKPPGVPVIPGRDGGHSLRDALESQRGQKIFVVHRLDRDTSGVLVFALDAAAHRALSVAFESGKVRKRYLALVEGRVEAPRMVDAPLVAARKGRMRVARPGDVDAKASRTRVRPVETFERATLVEAEPLTGRTHQIRVHLLSLGHPLLVDHQYGRGTPLTEKDLGGEGEAEVLARTPLHAARVEWPALPGVAARAVEAPLPADMQRARELLRRASAATAP from the coding sequence GTGACGGACGCCCGCATCCTCTTCGAGGGCGGGGGCGTGCTCGTCGTGGACAAGCCGCCCGGGGTGCCGGTCATCCCCGGGCGTGACGGCGGCCACTCGCTGCGAGACGCGCTGGAGTCGCAGCGGGGCCAGAAAATCTTCGTGGTGCACCGCCTGGACAGGGACACGTCCGGCGTCCTCGTCTTCGCGCTGGACGCGGCGGCGCACCGCGCGCTGTCCGTGGCCTTCGAGTCCGGCAAGGTGCGCAAGCGCTACCTGGCGCTGGTGGAGGGCCGGGTGGAGGCGCCGCGAATGGTGGACGCGCCGCTGGTGGCCGCGCGCAAGGGACGCATGCGCGTGGCTCGGCCGGGGGACGTGGACGCCAAGGCCTCGCGCACGCGGGTGCGGCCGGTGGAGACCTTCGAGCGCGCGACGCTGGTGGAGGCCGAGCCCCTCACCGGGCGCACGCACCAGATTCGCGTGCACCTCCTGTCCCTGGGACACCCGCTGCTGGTGGACCACCAGTACGGCCGAGGCACGCCGCTGACGGAGAAGGACCTGGGCGGGGAAGGGGAGGCGGAGGTGCTGGCCCGGACGCCGCTGCATGCGGCGCGCGTGGAGTGGCCGGCGCTGCCCGGGGTGGCGGCTCGCGCGGTGGAGGCGCCGCTGCCCGCGGACATGCAGCGCGCTCGCGAGTTGCTGCGCCGCGCGTCAGCGGCTACTGCACCTTGA
- a CDS encoding M16 family metallopeptidase, producing MASRKSPSLKTSTKSSSARAAKAPARTVKRSSRKAPASGRTASPRKAQAASTSSALKMPTLHESTTSSGLKVIAAERGPLPLVSMRLVLRAGSATDPAGKHGLADFTARLLRRGTRRLTAQQIDETVEFVGASLGVGVGEDTMSIALTTPAEHFAQMLGVLGQLVREPSFPPSEVDDARERALAQFSNDLDDPSVIADRAMVRALWGDHPYGHDVGGSKRTVSTFTRDDVVRFHQERMGPKVAMLVVVGAVKPERVAAAAEEAFVGWTGGPDAPPTVPPVKKIPGAGRVLLVDKPDQTQSQVRIGGPGFRMGHEDYFPATAMNIALGGGFTSRLMNEIRVNRGLTYGVSSWFDAMNAGGVFALSTFTKTASTREIIDVALGEIGSVREKGLKPRELTDAQAYLAGLYPLRTETNESIAGSIADTRVHGLGDDWVEKFRDRLRAVTSKQVSAVAKKYCLPESPAIVVLGRAEEVKKHLKGLGPITVVPASEYE from the coding sequence ATGGCCTCTCGCAAGAGCCCTTCCCTGAAGACCTCCACGAAGTCCTCCTCCGCCCGCGCCGCGAAGGCACCGGCCCGGACCGTCAAGCGCTCCTCGCGCAAGGCGCCCGCGTCCGGCCGCACGGCCTCGCCGCGCAAGGCGCAGGCCGCGTCCACCAGCAGCGCGCTGAAGATGCCCACGCTGCACGAGAGCACGACGTCCAGCGGCCTGAAGGTGATTGCCGCCGAGCGCGGTCCGCTGCCGCTGGTGTCCATGCGGCTGGTGCTGCGCGCAGGCAGCGCCACCGACCCCGCGGGCAAGCACGGTCTCGCGGACTTCACCGCCCGGCTGCTGCGCCGTGGGACGCGCCGCCTCACCGCGCAGCAGATTGACGAGACGGTGGAGTTCGTCGGCGCCAGCCTCGGCGTGGGCGTGGGTGAGGACACGATGTCCATTGCCCTCACCACGCCGGCCGAGCACTTCGCCCAGATGCTGGGCGTGCTGGGCCAGTTGGTGCGCGAGCCCTCCTTCCCGCCGTCCGAGGTGGACGACGCGCGCGAGCGTGCGCTGGCGCAGTTCTCGAATGATTTGGATGACCCGTCCGTCATCGCCGACCGGGCGATGGTGCGCGCGCTGTGGGGGGACCATCCATACGGGCACGACGTGGGTGGCTCGAAGCGCACGGTGAGCACCTTCACGCGCGACGACGTGGTGCGCTTCCACCAGGAGCGCATGGGGCCGAAGGTGGCCATGCTCGTCGTGGTGGGCGCGGTGAAGCCGGAGCGCGTGGCCGCCGCCGCGGAGGAGGCCTTCGTCGGCTGGACGGGCGGGCCGGACGCGCCGCCCACGGTGCCGCCGGTGAAGAAGATTCCGGGTGCCGGGCGCGTGCTGCTGGTGGACAAGCCGGACCAGACGCAGTCGCAGGTGCGCATCGGCGGCCCCGGCTTCCGCATGGGCCACGAGGACTACTTCCCGGCCACGGCGATGAACATCGCGCTGGGCGGTGGCTTCACGTCGCGGCTGATGAACGAGATTCGCGTCAACCGCGGCCTCACGTACGGCGTCAGCTCGTGGTTCGACGCGATGAATGCCGGTGGCGTGTTCGCGCTGTCCACCTTCACGAAGACGGCCTCCACGCGCGAAATCATCGACGTGGCCCTGGGCGAGATTGGCAGCGTGCGTGAGAAGGGGCTCAAGCCTCGCGAATTGACGGACGCGCAGGCGTACCTCGCCGGCCTCTACCCGCTGCGCACGGAGACGAACGAGTCCATTGCCGGCAGCATCGCGGACACGCGCGTGCACGGGCTGGGCGATGACTGGGTGGAGAAGTTCCGCGACCGCCTGCGCGCTGTGACGTCGAAGCAGGTGTCGGCGGTGGCGAAGAAGTACTGCCTGCCGGAGTCGCCCGCCATCGTCGTGCTCGGCCGCGCGGAAGAGGTGAAGAAGCACCTCAAGGGCCTGGGCCCCATCACCGTCGTGCCCGCGTCGGAGTACGAGTGA
- a CDS encoding M16 family metallopeptidase, which produces MRKASQVTAPARAADPALESLFDVHEATLPNGLQVRLLANHQAPVVSLYTFFQVGSRNERPGITGISHLFEHMMFNGAKKYGPKMFDKTLESNGGRSNAYTSNDMTVYYDDFAADSLETVLDLESDRMRSLRISQDTLTSEREVVKEERRVRVDNDIAGIMDEELGTLVYKAHAYRWPVIGWMADIENITREDCQEYFRTYYAPNNAVLYIVGDIDPKKTLALVRKYYGDIPRGPAPAKVLNAEPEQKGERRALVRHPAQSPALMIGFRGPSAREDDTFTLDVAQYVLTKGEGSRLVRSLVYEQKLAVSIMLDWSWRIDPGTILFYLELKPDSDPKKVEAALYAELEKMAREGITDRELQKAQNNLRSDHMRELATNNGRAHALGHYEALLGDWRRLLTLPAAYTSITNDMVKAVAAKYFAPERRSVVTLLPAPSEA; this is translated from the coding sequence ATGCGCAAGGCTTCCCAAGTCACCGCCCCCGCTCGCGCGGCGGATCCCGCCCTCGAGTCCCTGTTCGACGTGCACGAGGCGACGCTGCCCAATGGCCTCCAGGTGCGTCTGCTCGCCAATCACCAGGCCCCGGTGGTCAGCCTCTACACCTTCTTCCAGGTGGGCAGCCGCAACGAGCGGCCCGGCATCACCGGCATCAGCCACCTCTTCGAGCACATGATGTTCAACGGGGCGAAGAAGTACGGCCCCAAGATGTTCGACAAGACGCTGGAGTCCAACGGCGGCCGCTCCAACGCGTACACGTCCAATGACATGACGGTGTACTACGACGACTTCGCCGCCGACTCGCTGGAGACGGTGCTCGACCTCGAGTCGGACCGGATGCGTTCGCTGCGCATCTCCCAGGACACGCTGACCAGCGAGCGCGAGGTGGTGAAGGAGGAGCGCCGCGTCCGCGTGGACAACGACATCGCGGGCATCATGGACGAGGAGCTGGGCACGCTCGTCTACAAGGCGCACGCTTACCGCTGGCCCGTCATCGGGTGGATGGCGGACATCGAGAACATCACTCGCGAGGACTGCCAGGAGTACTTCCGCACGTACTACGCGCCCAACAACGCGGTGCTCTACATCGTCGGGGACATCGACCCGAAGAAGACGCTGGCACTGGTGCGCAAGTACTACGGCGACATTCCGCGCGGTCCCGCGCCGGCCAAGGTGCTCAACGCGGAGCCCGAACAGAAGGGCGAGCGCCGCGCGCTGGTGCGTCACCCCGCGCAGTCGCCCGCGCTGATGATTGGCTTCCGCGGCCCGTCCGCGCGCGAGGACGACACCTTCACCCTGGACGTGGCGCAGTACGTGCTGACGAAGGGGGAGGGGAGCCGGTTGGTGCGCTCGCTCGTGTACGAGCAGAAGCTGGCCGTCTCCATCATGCTCGACTGGAGCTGGCGCATCGACCCGGGCACCATCCTGTTCTACCTGGAGCTGAAGCCGGACTCCGACCCGAAGAAGGTGGAGGCCGCGCTGTACGCGGAGCTGGAGAAGATGGCTCGCGAGGGCATCACGGACCGCGAGCTGCAGAAGGCGCAGAACAACCTGCGCTCGGACCACATGCGCGAGCTGGCCACCAACAACGGCCGTGCCCATGCGCTCGGCCACTACGAGGCGTTGCTGGGTGACTGGCGCCGGCTGCTCACGCTGCCGGCCGCGTATACGTCCATCACGAACGACATGGTGAAGGCCGTGGCCGCGAAGTACTTCGCCCCCGAGCGCCGCTCCGTGGTGACGCTGTTGCCCGCGCCCTCCGAAGCCTGA
- a CDS encoding response regulator — protein MDRTRIFVVEDQPQLLKNLVKVLGTFPELEVVGTSQEGEAAVEAILEVRPQLVLLDLELPGINGIQVTQRVKRRAPEVEILILTSFDDEQKVYEAIQAGASGYLVKRVGPEKIRSGIQEVMEGGTVLEPIIARRFWNYFQSVQAKPAPDKKPENPWSLTPTEFEVLRYVAKGLSNAEVGQVMTLERRTVRTHLSHIYRKMGVNSHVEAVVMALRAGVVDL, from the coding sequence ATGGACCGGACCCGCATCTTCGTCGTCGAGGACCAGCCGCAGCTCCTGAAGAACCTGGTGAAGGTGCTGGGCACCTTCCCGGAGCTGGAAGTCGTGGGCACGTCGCAGGAGGGCGAGGCCGCGGTGGAGGCCATCCTCGAGGTGCGGCCGCAGCTCGTGCTCCTCGATTTGGAGCTGCCCGGCATCAACGGCATCCAGGTGACGCAGCGGGTGAAGCGCCGCGCGCCCGAGGTGGAGATCCTCATCCTCACGTCGTTCGACGACGAGCAGAAGGTGTACGAGGCCATCCAGGCCGGCGCGTCCGGCTACCTCGTGAAGCGGGTGGGGCCGGAGAAGATTCGTTCCGGCATCCAGGAGGTGATGGAGGGCGGCACGGTGCTGGAGCCCATCATCGCCCGCCGCTTCTGGAACTACTTCCAGTCCGTGCAGGCGAAGCCCGCGCCGGACAAGAAGCCCGAGAACCCCTGGAGCCTCACCCCCACGGAGTTCGAGGTGCTGCGCTACGTGGCCAAGGGCCTGTCCAACGCCGAGGTGGGGCAGGTGATGACGCTGGAGCGGCGCACCGTGCGGACCCACCTGTCACATATCTACCGGAAGATGGGCGTCAATTCGCACGTGGAAGCCGTCGTGATGGCCCTGCGTGCGGGTGTCGTGGATCTATAG